The proteins below are encoded in one region of Methanosarcina barkeri 3:
- a CDS encoding formylmethanofuran dehydrogenase subunit B: MEKNYHVCTGCGLLCDDIEVESEKNIVNKVYTACRVGVAHMKEAGRGEADFLVDNKPVDEATAIREAASILKNARNPLIFGLGTSTNETQKIAIELAKKINATLDDTSSFCLGPLVEALIQDKLKTCTLDDIRNKADVIIYWGTDPSDSHPRQLSKHTYFPRGSEKQRGWEEERTAIAIDVRKSHTAKICGNYFFQIPPKGDAEFIDALIAGLSGKLPKTSYNHPPKKLLELANILKGAKFGVIFVGRGLIYSLENLEPLFKLMEILNEKSNFHLIPMVGNCNTMGFNKNLFAETGYVNSVKFENGTVKHGPEHSVVESLKAKTVDAALVIGSDPLLILPGSIAKNMLEIPVISVDHCETLTSKHSKVYINTATSGVEAGGSAIRMDGVKVSFEPVIETNHPSEEVILKKIMEAL, encoded by the coding sequence ATGGAGAAAAACTATCATGTATGCACAGGTTGCGGACTCCTTTGTGACGATATTGAGGTTGAGTCCGAAAAGAACATTGTAAATAAAGTGTATACAGCCTGCAGAGTAGGGGTAGCCCACATGAAGGAAGCAGGAAGAGGCGAAGCAGATTTTCTGGTTGATAACAAGCCTGTAGATGAGGCTACTGCAATCCGTGAAGCTGCATCTATCCTTAAAAATGCCAGAAATCCTCTAATCTTCGGGCTTGGGACTTCTACCAACGAAACCCAAAAAATAGCAATTGAGCTTGCAAAGAAGATCAACGCTACCCTTGATGATACCTCGTCTTTCTGCCTGGGTCCTCTAGTTGAGGCTCTTATTCAGGATAAACTTAAGACCTGTACTCTTGACGACATAAGGAATAAAGCTGATGTTATTATATACTGGGGAACAGATCCATCAGACTCCCATCCTCGCCAGCTTTCGAAGCATACCTACTTCCCAAGAGGAAGCGAAAAGCAGAGGGGCTGGGAAGAAGAAAGGACAGCCATCGCAATAGATGTCAGGAAGTCCCATACTGCAAAAATATGCGGGAATTATTTCTTCCAGATTCCTCCAAAAGGAGATGCAGAATTTATCGATGCCCTAATTGCAGGACTTTCCGGAAAGCTTCCCAAAACCTCCTACAATCACCCGCCTAAAAAACTCCTTGAGCTGGCAAACATCCTTAAAGGGGCAAAATTCGGAGTGATTTTTGTAGGGCGTGGGCTCATTTACTCGCTTGAAAACCTTGAACCCCTTTTCAAGCTTATGGAAATCCTGAATGAAAAGTCAAATTTCCACCTCATACCGATGGTAGGAAATTGTAATACAATGGGCTTTAACAAAAACCTCTTTGCAGAAACAGGATATGTGAACAGTGTAAAATTCGAGAACGGGACCGTAAAACATGGGCCTGAACACTCAGTTGTTGAGTCTCTTAAAGCAAAAACTGTGGATGCAGCCCTTGTAATAGGTTCAGACCCGCTTTTAATCCTTCCCGGATCTATTGCAAAGAATATGCTGGAGATTCCTGTTATCTCGGTGGACCATTGTGAAACCCTGACTTCAAAACACTCAAAAGTTTACATTAATACCGCAACAAGTGGAGTAGAGGCAGGAGGAAGTGCCATACGCATGGATGGGGTTAAAGTGAGCTTTGAGCCTGTCATTGAGACAAATCACCCATCTGAGGAAGTAATTCTCAAGAAAATAATGGAGGCACTCTGA
- a CDS encoding molybdopterin dinucleotide binding domain-containing protein, with the protein MDFGSFLSAPEIQVKVITYRDIFQDKAMFEDRFGEEYRDLSAVIKLDPADLKQLNVKKGETVILKNSFGRVVVKAEESGYETPHRGFAYMPKSPWSNILVSDETGGTGVPKFKDISVTVTSAKGEKVTELMR; encoded by the coding sequence ATGGATTTCGGATCTTTTCTTTCAGCTCCCGAAATACAAGTCAAAGTCATAACTTACAGGGATATCTTTCAGGATAAGGCTATGTTCGAAGACCGTTTCGGGGAAGAATACAGGGACTTATCTGCTGTCATAAAACTGGACCCAGCAGATCTCAAACAGTTGAACGTGAAAAAAGGCGAGACGGTCATTTTAAAAAATTCCTTTGGAAGAGTTGTGGTAAAGGCTGAGGAGTCAGGATACGAGACTCCTCACAGAGGTTTCGCATATATGCCCAAAAGTCCCTGGTCCAATATACTGGTTTCTGACGAAACCGGAGGTACAGGGGTGCCTAAATTCAAGGATATATCCGTAACCGTTACCAGTGCAAAAGGGGAAAAAGTGACTGAACTCATGCGTTAA
- a CDS encoding winged helix-turn-helix domain-containing protein, producing MPENMNMPENMNLKIGEAAGVLYHRLEEGECSLNQVKTHLSANGFDSQMALMSIGWLAREDKISLDKKSNRWYVRLK from the coding sequence ATGCCAGAGAACATGAATATGCCAGAGAATATGAATTTAAAAATCGGAGAAGCTGCAGGAGTGTTGTATCATAGGCTAGAAGAAGGTGAATGCAGTTTGAACCAGGTAAAGACTCACTTGAGTGCCAATGGCTTTGATTCTCAAATGGCTTTAATGTCTATTGGCTGGCTTGCTAGAGAAGATAAGATAAGCCTTGATAAAAAATCTAATCGCTGGTATGTTCGATTGAAATAA
- a CDS encoding (Fe-S)-binding protein, which produces MTNAMELYQMLPKTNCKKCGKTSCMAFAVALMAHELTPEDCPPLKDEPKYKENYEKISETFKPSEGATETGLIVHEDLCFGCGNCVVACPPNVANDPYGVGSGNAPRNVNKLVLTIENGVVKAQNLGECRRFGKNKILCNGCIVTCPVEAIEFV; this is translated from the coding sequence ATGACAAATGCAATGGAACTCTATCAGATGCTTCCAAAGACTAACTGCAAAAAGTGCGGAAAAACCTCCTGTATGGCGTTTGCAGTAGCTCTTATGGCCCACGAGCTCACACCTGAGGATTGCCCGCCTCTTAAAGATGAACCAAAATATAAAGAAAATTATGAAAAGATAAGTGAAACCTTCAAACCTTCGGAAGGCGCAACTGAAACCGGGCTTATAGTACATGAAGATTTATGTTTTGGCTGCGGAAACTGTGTGGTTGCCTGTCCTCCCAATGTAGCAAATGACCCATATGGAGTAGGCTCTGGAAATGCCCCAAGGAATGTCAATAAGCTGGTTCTGACCATAGAAAACGGCGTTGTAAAAGCCCAGAACTTAGGAGAATGCCGTCGTTTCGGAAAGAACAAGATTCTATGCAATGGCTGTATAGTAACCTGCCCTGTAGAGGCAATCGAGTTTGTGTGA
- the hdrA2 gene encoding CoB-CoM heterodisulfide reductase HdrA2 — protein MRIGVYICHCGLNIAGVIDVLALQEMAAELEDVVLAREVQFLCSDSGQEGIIKDIKENKIDRVVIAACSPRLHEKTFRHVMEKAGLNPYLMEMVNIREQCSWVHADDPQMATQKAFDLIRMGVAKAKFLKELSATSSKASRNVLIIGGGVAGIEAALNLAEAGFPVTLVEKESTIGGKMALMNEVFPTNDCSICVLAPKMTEVQNHPNITLYTYSEVTDISGSVGKFHVKVKRKPRFILEDKCKGCVDLCSAVCPVEIENPMNYGVGKTRAVYMPIPQSVPQVVLIDPDHCVGCGLCLQACPADAVDYEQKPEEIEFEAGAVIVSTGYQLFDASRKKEYGFGKYPDVITNMQLERMLNSAGPTGGRVIVPSTGKPPKSVAFIQCVGSRDKTVGNEYCSRVCCMAALKNSQMVKERYPDTEITIHYIDIRAAGEMYEEYYSRTQAMGVDFIRGKVAEIYAGEDGRPVLRYENTLESRVEEEACDLVVLSTGYEPSKAAEGIGRMLNLARRPDRFFASAHPKMRPVDAPVSGVFLAGCASGPKEIQVSIAQGSACASKVMQLLGTGELEADPMGAHVDPEKCIGCRTCLEVCKFGKIKIENKKAVVDEVSCYGCGDCSAACPAGAIQMRNFENEQILSQVRAATAHRSQSPFIVAFLCNWCSYACADLTGMSRLHYPTNIRVIRTMCSARVNPEFVLEALKGGADGVLVAGCRMDECHYIHGNFDAKQRMDVLKEVITEIGLDSRRLRTLWISAAEGERFSNTITEFVKELEEIGPIGTELKLEKPETELEEMA, from the coding sequence ATGCGAATCGGAGTCTACATTTGCCACTGCGGGCTAAATATTGCTGGAGTAATAGATGTATTAGCTCTACAGGAAATGGCGGCCGAACTGGAAGATGTGGTGCTCGCCCGGGAAGTACAGTTTCTATGTTCCGATTCCGGACAGGAAGGCATCATTAAAGATATAAAAGAAAATAAAATCGACAGGGTTGTAATAGCTGCCTGCTCTCCAAGGCTACATGAGAAGACTTTCAGGCATGTAATGGAAAAAGCCGGGTTGAACCCTTACCTTATGGAAATGGTAAACATAAGGGAGCAGTGCTCCTGGGTGCACGCCGATGACCCCCAGATGGCTACCCAGAAGGCTTTTGACCTTATAAGGATGGGAGTTGCAAAGGCAAAATTCCTCAAGGAGCTAAGTGCAACAAGTTCAAAAGCCAGCAGAAATGTCCTGATCATAGGAGGAGGGGTTGCCGGAATCGAAGCAGCACTGAACCTTGCAGAAGCCGGTTTTCCAGTCACATTGGTTGAAAAAGAATCCACTATCGGAGGCAAGATGGCATTGATGAACGAGGTTTTTCCCACAAATGACTGCTCCATCTGTGTGCTTGCCCCTAAAATGACTGAAGTTCAGAACCATCCGAATATTACCCTTTACACTTATTCCGAAGTTACCGATATTTCCGGATCTGTCGGCAAATTCCATGTAAAAGTCAAACGCAAACCCAGGTTCATACTTGAAGACAAATGTAAAGGCTGTGTCGACCTCTGCTCTGCAGTCTGTCCCGTAGAAATCGAGAACCCTATGAATTACGGGGTCGGAAAGACCAGAGCTGTATATATGCCAATTCCTCAGTCCGTTCCGCAGGTAGTGCTAATAGACCCTGACCACTGTGTTGGCTGTGGACTGTGTTTGCAGGCATGCCCTGCCGATGCTGTTGATTACGAACAAAAACCTGAAGAAATTGAGTTTGAAGCTGGAGCAGTTATTGTTTCAACAGGTTACCAGCTCTTTGATGCTTCCAGGAAAAAGGAGTACGGGTTTGGGAAGTATCCTGATGTTATAACAAATATGCAGCTAGAGCGCATGCTTAACTCTGCAGGACCTACAGGCGGAAGAGTCATTGTGCCTTCTACAGGCAAACCGCCAAAAAGCGTTGCGTTCATTCAGTGTGTCGGTTCAAGGGATAAAACCGTTGGCAATGAATACTGCTCAAGGGTTTGCTGCATGGCCGCACTTAAAAATTCCCAGATGGTTAAGGAACGCTACCCTGACACTGAGATCACAATTCATTACATTGACATCCGGGCTGCAGGAGAGATGTATGAGGAATATTATTCAAGGACGCAGGCTATGGGCGTTGATTTCATAAGGGGAAAAGTTGCCGAAATTTACGCAGGTGAAGACGGCAGGCCTGTACTCAGGTATGAAAATACCCTTGAATCCCGGGTTGAAGAAGAAGCCTGTGACCTTGTTGTGCTCTCAACAGGCTATGAGCCCAGCAAAGCAGCAGAAGGCATAGGCCGGATGTTAAACCTTGCTCGGCGGCCTGACAGGTTCTTTGCAAGCGCTCACCCGAAAATGCGTCCTGTAGATGCCCCTGTCAGTGGAGTTTTCCTTGCAGGCTGTGCCTCAGGGCCCAAAGAGATCCAGGTTTCGATTGCTCAGGGAAGTGCATGTGCATCCAAGGTTATGCAACTCCTCGGAACAGGTGAGCTTGAAGCCGATCCTATGGGAGCCCATGTTGACCCTGAAAAATGTATAGGCTGCAGGACCTGTCTTGAGGTCTGCAAATTCGGGAAAATCAAAATAGAGAATAAAAAAGCTGTTGTAGACGAGGTTTCATGTTACGGTTGCGGAGACTGTAGTGCTGCATGCCCTGCTGGGGCAATCCAGATGCGAAACTTCGAAAATGAACAGATTCTTTCCCAGGTTCGGGCTGCAACTGCACACAGGTCTCAGAGTCCTTTTATTGTGGCTTTCCTCTGCAACTGGTGCAGTTACGCCTGTGCAGACCTGACCGGGATGTCAAGACTGCATTACCCGACAAATATCAGGGTTATCCGTACAATGTGCTCGGCAAGGGTGAACCCGGAATTCGTGCTTGAAGCCTTAAAAGGAGGAGCCGACGGAGTGCTTGTTGCAGGCTGCAGAATGGACGAATGCCATTACATCCACGGAAATTTCGATGCAAAACAGAGGATGGATGTCTTAAAGGAAGTTATAACGGAAATCGGGCTCGACTCCAGACGGCTGAGAACTCTATGGATCTCGGCTGCCGAAGGAGAACGTTTCTCAAACACGATTACCGAGTTTGTAAAGGAGCTTGAAGAAATCGGGCCCATAGGAACCGAACTCAAGCTTGAAAAACCCGAAACCGAACTTGAGGAGATGGCATAA
- a CDS encoding isoprenylcysteine carboxylmethyltransferase family protein, translating to MEIAKEERIIMAIQWGLWCLFPLSAFVEQVRYTFLKPLGYLLLIFSFVLFIVANKAHGSTNKLKLNASPMPNSSAKLVTSGVYAYIRHPIYSSFIQMSFGIAFLIGTSGSIALAIISLIFYYFKSIYEEKLLIQNYPDYNQYKERTGRFIP from the coding sequence ATGGAAATTGCAAAAGAAGAAAGAATAATTATGGCTATTCAATGGGGGTTATGGTGTTTATTTCCCCTTAGTGCTTTTGTAGAACAGGTCAGGTATACTTTTTTAAAACCATTAGGGTATTTATTATTAATTTTCTCCTTTGTTTTATTTATTGTGGCTAATAAAGCGCACGGTTCTACCAATAAGTTAAAACTGAATGCTTCTCCCATGCCTAATAGCTCTGCCAAACTAGTAACGAGTGGAGTTTATGCATATATTCGTCATCCTATATACAGTAGTTTCATTCAGATGTCCTTTGGAATTGCATTCCTTATAGGAACTTCAGGAAGTATAGCACTAGCGATCATATCCTTAATTTTCTACTATTTCAAGTCCATATATGAAGAAAAACTGCTCATTCAAAATTATCCGGATTATAATCAATATAAGGAAAGAACAGGAAGGTTTATACCTTAG
- a CDS encoding ferredoxin-thioredoxin reductase catalytic domain-containing protein, whose protein sequence is MTDHNELKQKMYEWTQKYADKAGYKLNPDKEALDYVLDGLAVKLEKFGRRYCPCRIVTGDEKEDRKIVCPCIYHKEEVERDGNCHCELFFKLN, encoded by the coding sequence ATGACTGATCATAATGAATTAAAACAGAAAATGTATGAATGGACTCAGAAATATGCAGACAAAGCAGGTTACAAGCTTAACCCTGATAAAGAAGCTCTTGACTATGTGCTTGATGGACTTGCAGTTAAGCTTGAGAAATTCGGAAGGCGTTACTGCCCCTGCAGAATAGTTACCGGAGATGAAAAAGAAGATAGAAAGATTGTATGTCCCTGCATCTATCATAAAGAAGAAGTCGAAAGGGACGGAAACTGTCACTGCGAACTTTTCTTTAAATTAAATTAA
- a CDS encoding class I SAM-dependent methyltransferase produces the protein MGTWESFDRYAEEYDAWYEKYTPAYESELLALRTFLPENPGKLKALEIGTGTGRFASALGVSLGLEPSRAMAMLAKQRRLEVVLGVAEFLPFKREYFDLVLIVTALAFFENPRQALREALRILKPGGQILTGILDRNSPQGCCLKSENKKGKFSSEANFLSAVEFSTYLLEIGFENLEVCQTLFRQPEKTENVELPEEGHGKGNFVVFSARKPLQEHGN, from the coding sequence ATGGGGACATGGGAAAGCTTTGACAGATATGCAGAGGAATATGACGCCTGGTACGAGAAATATACACCTGCATATGAATCCGAGCTTCTTGCTCTGAGAACCTTTCTTCCTGAAAATCCGGGGAAGTTAAAAGCTCTTGAGATCGGAACCGGTACAGGCAGGTTCGCTTCGGCTCTCGGAGTCAGTCTAGGACTTGAACCGTCACGGGCTATGGCAATGCTTGCAAAGCAACGCAGGCTGGAAGTCGTGCTTGGGGTTGCGGAGTTTCTTCCCTTTAAAAGAGAATACTTTGATCTTGTCTTGATAGTTACTGCGCTTGCTTTTTTTGAAAACCCGAGACAGGCACTAAGGGAAGCCCTAAGGATCTTGAAACCGGGCGGACAAATTCTAACCGGAATCCTTGACAGGAATAGCCCTCAAGGCTGCTGTCTCAAATCCGAAAATAAAAAAGGCAAATTCTCTTCAGAAGCTAACTTTCTTTCGGCAGTAGAGTTCTCAACGTACTTGCTTGAGATTGGATTTGAGAATCTTGAGGTTTGCCAGACCCTTTTCAGGCAACCTGAGAAAACCGAAAACGTTGAACTTCCGGAAGAGGGACATGGGAAAGGAAATTTTGTAGTATTTTCTGCCAGAAAACCTCTCCAAGAACATGGAAATTGA
- a CDS encoding universal stress protein, whose product MNKWGVNIENVTFNKIMIATDGSVCSRLAANRGIELARLSGGTVYAVYVVSTEYFSSMAVDFEWERMSEELKREGCKALDYVKGIGELENVNVKSILLEGHPASELIRYAEEEKMDVIVMGTLGRTGIDRLLLGSVAVNVVRHSKVPVMVVRKNKP is encoded by the coding sequence ATGAATAAGTGGGGAGTCAACATAGAGAACGTTACTTTTAACAAAATAATGATTGCAACTGACGGTTCGGTCTGCTCAAGGCTTGCTGCCAATAGAGGAATAGAACTTGCCAGGCTGAGTGGAGGGACGGTTTATGCAGTTTATGTAGTATCTACGGAGTATTTTTCTTCTATGGCTGTAGATTTTGAATGGGAAAGAATGAGCGAAGAATTGAAGAGAGAAGGATGCAAAGCCCTGGATTATGTAAAAGGAATAGGAGAGCTGGAAAATGTCAATGTAAAGTCTATCTTGCTTGAAGGGCATCCTGCATCTGAGCTGATCCGTTACGCCGAAGAAGAAAAAATGGATGTCATTGTTATGGGCACTCTTGGCAGAACAGGAATTGATCGGCTGCTTTTAGGCAGCGTTGCCGTAAATGTTGTACGGCACTCAAAAGTCCCTGTTATGGTTGTAAGAAAAAATAAGCCTTGA
- a CDS encoding zinc ribbon domain-containing protein produces MGFKTSQLQPFTRNYEDNSSESGFQFTFYCDICQDGYKTRFIESKTYKKTGLFGMVGRALSAGSDLVGQYGVGNALERGVDILNDRKQGMSPEWRKEWENAFEIAQNEAKEHFFRCPRCKHYVCEADWNEQDNLCVECAPRENVELTAIRAERMVDEMREKAENASVFKGNIERRQTLCPECGKPSGEGKFCNNCGASLNLTKCPNCGNKVSIGTSFCGECGTKLN; encoded by the coding sequence ATGGGATTCAAGACGTCACAACTTCAGCCTTTTACACGGAACTATGAAGATAACAGTTCAGAATCAGGTTTCCAGTTTACTTTCTACTGTGACATCTGTCAGGACGGCTACAAAACAAGATTTATCGAATCTAAAACATATAAGAAGACAGGTCTGTTTGGCATGGTTGGAAGAGCTCTCTCTGCAGGTTCTGACCTTGTAGGCCAATACGGTGTTGGAAATGCACTGGAAAGAGGCGTGGATATACTAAATGACCGAAAGCAGGGAATGTCTCCCGAATGGCGCAAGGAATGGGAAAATGCCTTTGAAATAGCTCAGAATGAGGCAAAAGAACACTTCTTCAGGTGTCCAAGATGCAAACACTATGTCTGTGAAGCCGACTGGAATGAGCAGGATAATCTCTGTGTAGAATGTGCGCCAAGAGAAAATGTTGAGCTGACTGCAATAAGAGCAGAACGCATGGTAGATGAAATGAGGGAGAAAGCTGAAAATGCAAGTGTATTTAAAGGCAATATAGAGAGAAGGCAAACTTTATGTCCGGAATGCGGCAAACCCTCAGGTGAAGGAAAATTCTGTAATAACTGCGGAGCATCCCTTAATCTCACAAAATGTCCAAACTGTGGTAACAAAGTATCCATTGGTACCAGTTTCTGCGGAGAATGTGGTACAAAGTTAAATTAA
- a CDS encoding UPF0228 family protein, with the protein MNKIKKKMAFFIVLLILVVFYGFMQIPTDRETKIDGFLIQFENGTAEPEAKAILENYNMTLNYSLDCNWNNGGYKYYIKVYKDDLPNVVRDGLKKDENWTDSGLPSFTKGDYIIYPVTEQAVHDKDFHEILERHNIQVKTFVWCLVSYRDNSTRYDILGKNCIREKDAIRIKNELETNGKILTVMPDYIQY; encoded by the coding sequence ATGAATAAAATTAAAAAGAAAATGGCTTTTTTTATCGTTCTTTTAATTCTTGTAGTATTTTATGGGTTTATGCAAATTCCCACGGATAGAGAGACGAAAATAGATGGTTTTCTCATCCAATTCGAAAATGGAACAGCTGAGCCTGAAGCTAAAGCCATTCTTGAAAACTACAATATGACATTGAACTATAGTCTGGACTGCAATTGGAATAATGGCGGTTACAAATACTATATAAAAGTGTACAAAGATGATTTACCTAATGTAGTAAGGGATGGATTGAAGAAAGATGAAAACTGGACTGATTCTGGTTTGCCTTCTTTTACAAAAGGAGATTATATTATATATCCGGTAACAGAACAAGCCGTCCATGATAAAGATTTTCATGAAATACTGGAAAGACATAATATTCAGGTGAAAACTTTTGTCTGGTGTCTAGTTAGCTACAGAGATAATTCAACTAGGTATGATATTCTGGGAAAGAACTGTATTAGGGAGAAAGATGCAATTAGAATAAAAAATGAGCTTGAAACCAATGGGAAAATTTTAACTGTAATGCCTGATTATATTCAATATTAA
- a CDS encoding 4Fe-4S binding protein, which produces MMREHTEQEAHVCRGCCETEENEVIELEDGFETNKFEADELEAVDLEAEAPENPEESQEKITVTTSMDLQGSHFLYTQATEKSLKTLDYDYKRCNGCGICAEICPTKALEMGPLHEIATGLDAPAVMMDLEKCTFCRMCSNLCPVHAITFEAVGEVPDEKQYPKYDTFVKINDKCLPCALCEGACPQDAIEVEFTFPKKEEIAPLKEGAEGEIEIDTDKCNFCGVCARFCDAFILLEREPTPDNPVPFEQILVDEDKCDYCVLCQDLCPEEAIKVKGERPCEAPKIEGKIKIDELKCTQCARCKTVCPYEAVDLQKPMEGELSLIETNLKECDPQGCRGCFNVCPSELWYVPTDPEDPRKIAFEEDFCTYCGACVKACHLDAIKVERIDVHHTEIPDTPWAAQWRDAIESLKTGVRKGVDRAVHRETETLKAQKFMGITPPGVDEKMLAAVQAKLEALMPALRSAKVRKLWETDSPKNAAEAVKKKFEVSGVKVKES; this is translated from the coding sequence ATAATGAGAGAGCACACTGAACAGGAAGCTCACGTCTGCAGAGGTTGCTGTGAGACAGAAGAAAATGAAGTTATAGAACTTGAAGATGGATTCGAAACCAATAAGTTTGAAGCCGATGAGTTAGAAGCTGTGGATCTTGAAGCAGAAGCTCCTGAGAATCCTGAGGAATCCCAGGAAAAGATCACGGTTACAACCAGCATGGACCTTCAGGGCTCCCACTTTCTCTATACCCAGGCCACCGAGAAATCCCTCAAGACTCTGGATTATGATTATAAACGCTGCAATGGCTGTGGAATCTGTGCAGAGATCTGTCCGACAAAAGCTCTTGAAATGGGACCACTTCATGAAATTGCAACCGGGCTTGATGCGCCTGCTGTGATGATGGACCTTGAAAAATGCACTTTCTGCAGGATGTGCTCAAACCTCTGTCCTGTTCATGCCATCACCTTTGAAGCTGTGGGAGAAGTTCCTGATGAGAAACAGTATCCGAAGTACGATACGTTTGTTAAGATTAATGATAAATGCCTCCCCTGTGCTCTATGTGAGGGAGCCTGCCCTCAGGATGCAATTGAAGTTGAGTTCACTTTCCCGAAAAAAGAAGAGATAGCGCCTTTAAAGGAAGGGGCAGAAGGAGAGATCGAGATCGACACTGATAAGTGCAATTTTTGCGGAGTCTGCGCCCGGTTCTGTGACGCCTTCATCCTTCTCGAGCGTGAACCTACACCTGATAATCCCGTACCTTTCGAGCAAATCCTTGTGGACGAGGACAAATGTGATTATTGTGTGCTATGCCAGGATCTCTGCCCTGAAGAAGCAATAAAGGTTAAAGGAGAACGTCCCTGTGAGGCTCCGAAAATCGAGGGGAAAATTAAGATAGACGAGTTAAAGTGTACGCAGTGTGCACGCTGCAAGACTGTCTGTCCATATGAAGCCGTGGACCTGCAAAAACCTATGGAAGGAGAGCTGAGCCTTATTGAAACTAACCTTAAGGAATGTGATCCTCAGGGGTGCCGTGGCTGTTTTAATGTCTGTCCCTCCGAACTCTGGTATGTGCCTACAGATCCTGAAGACCCGCGAAAAATTGCTTTTGAGGAAGACTTCTGTACCTATTGCGGAGCCTGTGTGAAAGCCTGTCATTTAGATGCTATTAAAGTAGAAAGGATCGATGTCCACCACACTGAAATTCCTGATACCCCCTGGGCTGCCCAGTGGAGGGATGCAATTGAATCCCTGAAGACAGGAGTAAGGAAAGGAGTTGACCGTGCAGTACATAGGGAAACCGAGACTCTCAAAGCTCAGAAATTCATGGGTATAACGCCTCCAGGAGTTGACGAGAAAATGCTTGCAGCCGTGCAGGCAAAACTTGAGGCTTTAATGCCAGCCCTCAGGAGTGCTAAAGTCAGAAAACTCTGGGAGACTGACTCTCCGAAAAATGCAGCTGAAGCTGTGAAAAAGAAATTCGAAGTTTCCGGAGTAAAAGTTAAAGAAAGTTAA